A genome region from Rhinopithecus roxellana isolate Shanxi Qingling chromosome 10, ASM756505v1, whole genome shotgun sequence includes the following:
- the DDX47 gene encoding probable ATP-dependent RNA helicase DDX47, translated as MAAPEERDSPTEASQPVMEEEETKTFKDLGVTDVLCEACDQLGWTKPTKIQIEAIPLALQGRDIIGLAETGSGKTGAFALPILNALLETPQRLFALVLTPTRELAFQISEQFEALGSSIGVQSAVIVGGIDSMSQSLALAKKPHIIIATPGRLIDHLENTKGFNLRALKYLVMDEADRILNMDFETEVDKILKVIPRDRKTFLFSATMTKKVQKLQRAALKNPVKCAVSSKYQTVEKLQQYYIFIPSKFKDTYLVYILNELAGNSFMIFCSTCNNTQRTALLLRNLGFTAIPLHGQMSQSKRLGSLNKFKAKARSILLATDVASRGLDIPHVDVVVNFDIPTHSKDYIHRVGRTARAGRSGKAITFVTQYDVELFQRIEHLIGKKLPVFPTQDDEVMMLTERVAEAQRFARMELREHGEKKKRSREDAGDNDDTEGAIGVRNKVAGGKMKKQKGR; from the exons ATGGCGGCGCCCGAGGAACGCGATTCTCCGACCGAAGCGTCCCAGCCGGTGATGGAAGAGGAGGaaactaaaacatttaaagaCCTG GGTGTGACAGATGTGTTGTGTGAAGCTTGTGACCAGTTGGGATGGACAAAACCCACCAAGATCCAGATTGAAGCTATTCCTTTGGCCTTACAAG gtCGTGATATCATTGGGCTGGCAGAAACTGGCTCTGGAAAAACAGGCGCCTTTGCTTTGCCCATTCTGAATGCACTGCTGGAGACCCCACAGCGTTTGTTTGCCCTAGTTCTTACCCCGACTCGGGAGCTGGCCTTTCAGATCTCAGAGCAGTTTGAAGCCCTGGGGTCCTCTATTGGAGTGCAGAGTG CTGTGATTGTGGGTGGAATTGATTCAATGTCTCAATCTTTGGCCCTTGCAAAAAAACCGCATATAATAATAG CAACTCCTGGTCGACTGATTGACCACTTGGAAAATACGAAAGGTTTCAACTTGAGAGCTCTCAAATACTTGGTCATGGACGAAGCCGACCGAATACTAAATATGGATTTTGAGACAGAG GTTGACAAGATCCTCAAAGTGATCCCTCGAGATCGGAAAACATTCCTCTTCTCTGCCACCATGACCAAGAAG GTGCAAAAGCTTCAGCGAGCAGCTCTGAAAAATCCTGTGAAATGTGCCGTTTCCTCTAAATACCAGACAGTTGAAAAATTACagcaatattatatttttattccctCTAAATTCAAG GATACCTACCTGGTTTATATTCTAAATGAATTGGCGGGAAACTCCTTTATGATATTCTGCAGCACCTGTAATAATACCCAGAGAACAGCTTTGCTACTGCGAAATCTTGGATTCACTGCCATCCCCCTCCATGGACAAATGAGTCAG AGTAAGCGCCTGGGATCCCTTAATAAGTTTAAGGCCAAGGCCCGTTCCATTCTTCTAGCAACTGACGTTGCCAGCCGGGGTTTGGACATACCTCATGTAGATGTAGTTGTCAACTTTGACATTCCTACCCATTCCAAG GATTATATCCATCGAGTAGGTCGAACAGCTAGAGCTGGGCGCTCCGGAAAGGCTATTACTTTTGTCACGCA GTATGATGTGGAACTCTTCCAGCGCATAGAACACTTAATTGGGAAGAAACTACCAGTCTTTCCAACACAGGATGATGAGGTTATGATGCTGACAGAACGCGTGGCTGAAGCCCAAAGATTTGCCCGGATG gAATTAAGGGAGcatggagaaaagaagaaacgCTCGCGAGAGGATGCTGGAGATAATGATGATACAGAGGGCGCTATTGGTGTCAGGAACAAGGTGGCTGGAGGAAAAATGAAGAAGCAGAAAGGCCGTTAA